One window from the genome of Actinoplanes teichomyceticus ATCC 31121 encodes:
- the trpA gene encoding tryptophan synthase subunit alpha has product MSIAETFAKARAENRAVLVGCMPAGFPTIDHSIEQMIAMHESGCDVIEVELPYSDPVMDGPVIQKASDIALAGGVRTRDTLKIIEAVASAGATVVLMTYWNPIEKYGVDAFARDLAAAGATGLITPDLIPDEAQEWIAAADRHRIDRTFLVAPSSTDERIAMTVANCRGFVYATALMGVTGARTTVSSQAPELVARIRGIDPDMPVGVGLGVGNGAQAAEVAAFADGVIVGSALIRCMLDAPDRAAGLRRLGALSAELAQGVRNR; this is encoded by the coding sequence ATGAGTATCGCGGAGACCTTCGCCAAGGCGAGAGCCGAGAACCGCGCGGTCCTGGTGGGCTGCATGCCGGCCGGCTTCCCGACGATCGACCACAGCATCGAGCAGATGATCGCGATGCACGAGTCCGGCTGCGACGTGATCGAGGTCGAGCTTCCGTACTCCGATCCGGTGATGGACGGCCCGGTCATCCAGAAGGCCAGCGACATCGCGCTGGCGGGCGGGGTCCGTACCCGGGACACCCTGAAGATCATCGAGGCGGTGGCGTCGGCCGGCGCCACGGTCGTGCTGATGACCTACTGGAACCCGATCGAGAAGTACGGCGTCGACGCGTTCGCCCGCGACCTCGCCGCCGCCGGGGCCACCGGGCTGATCACACCCGACCTGATCCCGGACGAGGCGCAGGAGTGGATCGCCGCCGCCGACCGGCACCGGATCGACCGGACGTTCCTGGTCGCGCCGAGCTCCACCGACGAGCGGATCGCGATGACCGTGGCCAACTGCCGCGGCTTCGTCTACGCCACCGCGCTGATGGGCGTCACCGGCGCCCGCACCACGGTCTCCTCGCAGGCGCCCGAGCTGGTCGCCCGGATCCGCGGCATCGACCCGGACATGCCGGTCGGGGTCGGGCTGGGCGTCGGCAACGGCGCACAGGCCGCCGAGGTCGCGGCGTTCGCCGACGGGGTGATCGTGGGCAGCGCGCTGATCCGCTGCATGCTGGACGCCCCGGACCGCGCGGCCGGCCTGCGCCGTCTGGGCGCGCTGAGCGCCGAGCTCGCGCAGGGCGTGCGCAACCGCTGA
- the trpB gene encoding tryptophan synthase subunit beta produces the protein MSTPTMPDLAGHFGRFGGRFVPEALIKALDELEAAYRSAKTDPEFQARFQDLLLNYAGTPSLLYRAERLSAALGAEILLKREDLNHTGAHKVRNVLGQALLAKRMGKPRVIAETGAGQHGVASATAAALLDLECVVYMGETDTERQALNVARMRMLGATVVPVTNGSRTLKDALNEALRDWVSSVETTHYLLGTAAGPHPFPEIVRDFVGGIGIEARQQCLDQLGRLPDAVAACVGGGSNAIGIFHAFVPDSSVRLYGFEAGGDGVETGRHAASITGGSVGVLHGNRTYLLQDEDGQTIESHSISAGLDYPGVGPEHAWLHDTGRAVYEPITDAEAMAAFQLLCRTEGIIPAIESSHALAGAAKIAPRLREELGRTPTIVVNLSGRGDKDVHTAGAYFGILDPVEPVVPGENT, from the coding sequence ATGAGCACGCCGACGATGCCCGATCTGGCCGGCCACTTCGGACGGTTCGGCGGCCGGTTCGTCCCGGAAGCGCTGATCAAGGCGCTGGACGAGCTGGAGGCGGCGTACCGGTCGGCCAAGACCGACCCGGAGTTCCAGGCGCGTTTCCAGGATCTGCTGCTCAACTACGCCGGCACGCCCTCCCTGCTCTACCGGGCGGAGCGGCTGTCCGCGGCGCTCGGCGCGGAGATCCTGCTCAAGCGGGAGGACCTGAACCACACCGGCGCCCACAAGGTACGCAACGTGCTGGGCCAGGCGCTGCTCGCCAAGCGGATGGGCAAGCCCCGGGTGATCGCCGAGACCGGCGCCGGTCAGCACGGCGTGGCCAGCGCGACCGCGGCCGCCCTGCTGGACCTCGAGTGCGTGGTCTACATGGGCGAGACCGACACCGAGCGGCAGGCGCTCAACGTGGCCCGGATGCGGATGCTCGGCGCCACCGTCGTGCCGGTGACGAACGGGTCGCGCACCCTCAAGGACGCCCTGAACGAGGCGCTGCGCGACTGGGTCTCCAGCGTGGAGACCACCCACTACCTGCTGGGCACGGCGGCCGGTCCGCACCCGTTCCCGGAGATCGTCCGGGACTTCGTGGGCGGCATCGGGATCGAGGCCCGGCAGCAGTGCCTGGACCAGCTCGGCCGGCTGCCGGACGCGGTCGCGGCCTGCGTCGGCGGCGGCTCCAACGCGATCGGCATCTTCCACGCCTTCGTCCCGGACTCCTCGGTCCGGCTGTACGGCTTCGAGGCCGGCGGTGACGGCGTGGAGACCGGCCGGCACGCCGCCTCGATCACCGGCGGCTCGGTCGGCGTGCTGCACGGCAACCGCACCTACCTGCTGCAGGACGAGGACGGGCAGACCATCGAGTCGCACTCGATCTCGGCCGGCCTGGACTACCCGGGTGTCGGCCCGGAGCACGCCTGGTTGCACGACACCGGCCGGGCGGTGTACGAGCCGATCACCGACGCCGAGGCGATGGCCGCGTTCCAGCTGCTCTGCCGCACCGAGGGGATCATCCCGGCGATCGAGAGCTCGCACGCGCTGGCCGGCGCCGCGAAGATCGCCCCGCGGCTGCGCGAGGAGCTGGGCCGCACCCCGACCATCGTGGTGAACCTGTCCGGCCGCGGTGACAAGGACGTGCACACCGCGGGCGCGTACTTCGGCATCCTGGACCCGGTCGAGCCGGTCGTCCCGGGGGAGAACACATGA
- a CDS encoding FAD-dependent oxidoreductase — translation MRTAVVVGAGMAGLAAAGALSRTGWRVTLLERAERIAAPPTAVVLWPNGRRALDALDPDGGWSAIASPLPDGGVRRPDGQWLVPPRPRPGAGGPSPAVAHLEDLYDALVAGLGDVEIRTGFEVTTVRTGPRDRPAVGDGRTLIEADLLVAADGIDSRVRAALAPESVAVGSGFAAWQAVIPGYRVPRLAEGHALGGETLGAGYRFVTIPLGAHAAGRGGIYWVATAAGAARPEPAAAQLALLQRWFAGWHEPVGELLALTRPEELVPQGVRELRPLPRTYAYPSGPGGVLLIGDAAHAMPHHLGQGACLAFEDAATLRPLLAGAAPGDALIRALADYTRLRQPRTTTVVRQNRRMSAVVQARGRLALRARDAALNHMRPRLLGRIHAASDWSPPE, via the coding sequence ATGCGTACGGCCGTGGTGGTGGGCGCGGGGATGGCGGGTCTGGCCGCCGCCGGGGCGCTCTCGCGTACCGGATGGCGGGTGACGCTCCTGGAGCGCGCCGAGCGGATCGCCGCGCCGCCCACCGCCGTGGTGCTCTGGCCGAACGGCCGCCGCGCCCTGGACGCGCTGGACCCGGACGGCGGCTGGTCGGCGATCGCGTCGCCGCTGCCGGACGGCGGGGTGCGCCGCCCGGACGGCCAGTGGCTGGTGCCGCCACGCCCGCGGCCGGGCGCGGGTGGCCCGTCGCCGGCCGTCGCCCATCTGGAGGATCTGTACGACGCGCTGGTCGCCGGCCTGGGCGACGTCGAGATCCGCACCGGCTTCGAGGTGACCACGGTCCGCACCGGCCCGCGCGACCGGCCCGCGGTCGGTGACGGCCGCACCCTGATCGAGGCGGACCTGCTGGTCGCCGCGGACGGCATCGACAGCCGGGTGCGCGCGGCGCTGGCCCCCGAGTCGGTCGCGGTCGGCTCCGGTTTCGCCGCCTGGCAGGCGGTGATCCCCGGGTACCGGGTGCCACGGCTCGCCGAGGGGCACGCGCTCGGCGGCGAGACCCTCGGCGCCGGCTATCGCTTCGTGACCATCCCGCTCGGCGCGCACGCGGCCGGCCGGGGCGGCATCTACTGGGTGGCCACCGCGGCCGGCGCGGCCCGCCCGGAGCCGGCCGCCGCCCAGCTCGCGTTGCTGCAGCGCTGGTTCGCCGGCTGGCACGAGCCGGTGGGGGAGCTGCTCGCGCTGACCCGCCCCGAGGAGCTGGTCCCTCAGGGCGTCCGCGAGCTGCGGCCGCTGCCCCGGACGTACGCCTACCCGTCCGGCCCGGGCGGCGTCCTGCTGATCGGCGACGCCGCCCACGCCATGCCGCACCACCTCGGCCAGGGCGCCTGCCTGGCCTTCGAGGACGCCGCCACGCTGCGCCCGCTGCTCGCCGGCGCGGCCCCGGGCGACGCGCTGATCCGGGCGCTCGCCGACTACACCCGGTTGCGGCAGCCGCGCACCACCACGGTGGTCCGGCAGAACCGCCGGATGTCCGCGGTGGTCCAGGCCCGCGGCCGCCTCGCGCTGCGCGCTCGCGACGCCGCGCTCAACCACATGCGTCCCCGGCTGCTGGGCCGCATCCACGCGGCCTCGGACTGGTCCCCACCGGAGTGA
- the lgt gene encoding prolipoprotein diacylglyceryl transferase, producing the protein MNYALIPSPTTSVWHLGPFPVRAYALCIIAGMVAAALLMEQRLRHRGVAPWVSLDMVVWAVPFGIIGARIYHLITSPQDYFGAGGDPVRALYIWEGGLGIWGAVAGGALGAWIAARQIGLPLSVFADALAPALPVAQAIGRLGNWFNNELYGKVTTLPWGLQVHEMDSANPGHASMVDGEPVTLADLYHPTFLYEALWDLGIAAVVWLLDRRFKFGRGRAFALYVMAYTVGRAWIEMLRTDEATHFFGIRLNVFTSLVVFLGAAIYFVVMRGPREYVVPIDAPDTEPEAPAGGDVSSVDVTATERSARKSPVAYQVVDEERFLAYQRTGVLPPAGGADGDPAAGGADRDPAGASPAAGPAGPRDEPGDGAVTTPVVEADAETGRDRSAGER; encoded by the coding sequence GTGAACTACGCCCTCATCCCCAGTCCCACCACGTCGGTGTGGCACCTGGGCCCGTTCCCGGTCCGGGCCTACGCGCTCTGCATCATCGCCGGCATGGTCGCCGCCGCCCTGCTCATGGAGCAGCGGCTGCGGCACCGCGGGGTGGCCCCCTGGGTGTCGCTGGACATGGTGGTGTGGGCGGTGCCGTTCGGCATCATCGGCGCCCGGATCTACCACCTGATCACCTCGCCGCAGGACTACTTCGGCGCCGGTGGCGACCCGGTCCGTGCCCTGTACATCTGGGAGGGCGGCCTCGGCATCTGGGGCGCGGTCGCCGGCGGCGCGCTGGGGGCGTGGATCGCCGCCCGGCAGATCGGCCTGCCGCTGAGCGTGTTCGCCGACGCCCTGGCGCCGGCCCTGCCGGTGGCCCAGGCGATCGGCAGGTTGGGCAACTGGTTCAACAACGAGCTGTACGGCAAGGTCACCACGCTGCCCTGGGGCCTGCAGGTGCACGAGATGGACTCGGCCAACCCGGGCCACGCCTCGATGGTCGACGGCGAGCCGGTCACCCTGGCCGACCTGTACCACCCGACCTTCCTCTACGAGGCGCTCTGGGACCTCGGCATCGCCGCCGTGGTGTGGCTGCTGGACCGCCGGTTCAAGTTCGGCCGCGGGCGGGCGTTCGCGCTGTACGTGATGGCCTACACGGTCGGCCGGGCGTGGATCGAGATGCTGCGCACCGACGAGGCCACCCACTTCTTCGGTATCCGGCTCAACGTGTTCACCTCGCTGGTGGTGTTCCTCGGCGCGGCGATCTACTTCGTCGTGATGCGCGGCCCCCGCGAGTACGTGGTGCCGATCGACGCGCCGGACACCGAGCCGGAGGCGCCCGCCGGCGGGGACGTCTCGTCGGTGGACGTGACCGCGACCGAGCGCAGCGCGCGGAAGTCCCCGGTCGCCTACCAGGTGGTCGACGAGGAGCGGTTCCTGGCGTACCAGCGGACCGGTGTGCTGCCCCCGGCCGGCGGCGCGGACGGTGATCCGGCCGCCGGCGGCGCGGACCGTGATCCGGCCGGGGCGTCGCCGGCCGCCGGACCGGCCGGGCCGCGGGACGAGCCGGGCGACGGGGCGGTGACCACTCCGGTCGTGGAGGCCGACGCCGAGACGGGCCGGGACCGGTCCGCCGGCGAGCGCTGA